One genomic window of Pseudomonas chlororaphis subsp. piscium includes the following:
- a CDS encoding trimeric intracellular cation channel family protein, with the protein MMLLMLYLIAITAEAMTGALSAGRRGMDWFGVVLIACVTALGGGSVRDVLLGHYPLTWVKHPEYLVLTSVAALVTIFIAPLMRHLRSLFLVLDAVGLVAFTLIGCMTALEMGHGMVVASVSGVITGVFGGILRDIFCNDIPLIFRRELYASVSFAAAWCYMLCIYLQLPGEQSILITLFGGFLLRLLAIRFHWEMPKFVYNDEQ; encoded by the coding sequence ATCATGCTGCTGATGCTTTACCTGATTGCCATTACCGCCGAAGCCATGACTGGCGCCTTGTCTGCCGGTCGTCGCGGCATGGACTGGTTCGGGGTGGTGTTGATCGCTTGCGTCACGGCCCTGGGCGGCGGTTCGGTGCGTGACGTGTTGCTGGGGCATTACCCGCTGACCTGGGTCAAGCACCCGGAATACCTGGTGCTGACCTCGGTCGCGGCCCTGGTGACCATCTTTATCGCGCCCTTGATGCGCCATCTGCGTTCGCTGTTCCTGGTGCTCGACGCCGTGGGGCTGGTGGCTTTCACCCTGATCGGTTGCATGACCGCCCTGGAAATGGGCCACGGCATGGTGGTGGCATCGGTCAGCGGGGTGATTACCGGGGTGTTCGGCGGCATCCTGCGGGACATCTTCTGCAACGATATTCCGTTGATCTTCCGTCGCGAGCTGTATGCCAGCGTCTCGTTCGCCGCGGCCTGGTGCTACATGCTCTGCATCTATCTGCAATTGCCCGGCGAGCAGTCGATCCTGATCACCCTGTTCGGTGGTTTCCTACTGCGTCTGCTGGCGATCCGCTTTCACTGGGAAATGCCCAAGTTCGTCTACAACGACGAGCAGTGA
- a CDS encoding NAD(P)H-hydrate dehydratase produces MPQTKHPLPDIQLLTPGTLPRLAARSPSAHKGQFGHLLLIGGDRGFGGAALLCAESALRSGAGMVSLATRSEHVVAALARIPEVMALGTDSANQLMGLLEQASIIVAGPGLGQAAWGHSLLSAAANAPRPQVWDADALNLLAKGGLTLPPGSVITPHPGEAARLLGISTAQVQEDRPAAARALSKKYTAVAILKGAGSLVASPDGRLARCDRGHPAMASAGLGDVLAGLVGALLAQGMPAFDSACLAVWLHAVAGEHQGKLGRGLAASDLIPAIRQLLEEQAPCLK; encoded by the coding sequence ATGCCGCAGACAAAACACCCTTTACCCGACATTCAGTTGCTGACGCCCGGCACATTGCCGCGGCTGGCCGCCCGTTCGCCAAGCGCCCATAAAGGCCAGTTCGGGCACCTGTTGCTGATCGGCGGCGATCGCGGGTTTGGCGGTGCGGCGCTGCTCTGCGCTGAGAGTGCCTTGCGCAGCGGTGCCGGGATGGTGTCTCTGGCGACGCGCAGCGAGCACGTTGTGGCCGCTCTGGCGCGGATCCCGGAGGTCATGGCCTTGGGCACGGACTCGGCCAACCAGTTGATGGGCTTGCTGGAGCAGGCCTCGATCATCGTGGCCGGGCCCGGGCTGGGCCAGGCGGCCTGGGGGCACAGCCTTTTATCTGCCGCCGCCAATGCGCCACGACCCCAGGTCTGGGACGCCGACGCGCTCAATCTGCTGGCCAAGGGCGGTTTGACCTTGCCGCCAGGTAGCGTGATCACCCCGCATCCGGGGGAGGCTGCGCGGCTGCTGGGGATTTCCACCGCGCAGGTGCAGGAGGATCGCCCGGCCGCAGCTCGGGCGCTGAGCAAAAAATACACAGCTGTCGCCATCCTGAAGGGCGCAGGAAGCCTGGTTGCCAGCCCTGACGGCCGTCTGGCTCGTTGCGACCGGGGGCATCCGGCCATGGCCTCGGCGGGGCTGGGGGATGTGCTGGCCGGTCTGGTCGGGGCCCTGCTGGCCCAGGGGATGCCGGCGTTCGATAGCGCTTGCCTGGCGGTCTGGCTGCATGCCGTCGCGGGCGAGCATCAAGGTAAATTGGGCCGGGGGCTGGCGGCCAGCGATCTGATTCCGGCCATTCGTCAGTTGCTGGAGGAGCAAGCACCGTGTCTGAAATAA
- the orn gene encoding oligoribonuclease, producing the protein MQNPQNLIWIDLEMTGLNPDTDVIIEMATIVTDSNLNTLAEGPVIAIHQSDEILAGMDEWNTRQHGGSGLTQRVRESRISMAEAEAQTIAFLEQWVPKGKSPICGNSICQDRRFLYRHMKALESYFHYRNLDVSTLKELAARWAPDVRDSFKKGGTHLALDDIRESIAELQHYRKHFIKL; encoded by the coding sequence ATGCAAAACCCGCAGAATCTGATCTGGATCGATCTGGAAATGACCGGTCTGAACCCTGATACCGACGTCATCATCGAGATGGCGACCATCGTCACCGATAGCAATCTCAATACCTTGGCTGAAGGCCCGGTCATCGCCATCCACCAGAGCGATGAAATTCTCGCCGGCATGGATGAGTGGAACACCCGTCAGCATGGCGGTTCTGGGCTGACCCAGCGCGTGCGTGAAAGCCGCATCAGCATGGCTGAAGCCGAAGCGCAGACCATCGCTTTCCTGGAACAGTGGGTGCCCAAGGGCAAGTCGCCGATCTGTGGCAACAGCATCTGCCAGGATCGCCGCTTCCTGTATCGCCATATGAAGGCGCTGGAAAGCTACTTCCACTACCGCAACCTTGACGTTTCCACCCTCAAGGAACTGGCGGCCCGCTGGGCGCCGGACGTGCGCGACAGCTTCAAGAAAGGCGGCACCCACCTGGCCTTGGACGACATCCGCGAGTCCATCGCCGAGCTGCAGCATTACCGCAAGCACTTCATCAAGCTCTGA
- the motB gene encoding flagellar motor protein MotB produces MENNQPIIIKRVKRFAGGHHGGAWKIAFADFATAMMAFFLVLWLLSTATPEQKIAIAGYFKDPIGFSESGTPYIIDLGGSPELAPENTLNPEIKSQPQPDKVTVDTDQVESMAEQVERERLELLLQELQNKVEENPQLQKFKDQILFEITPDGLRIQIIDSENRPMFDSGSARLKPYFEDILLAMADTIKAVPNKISISGHTDAKPYAGTGDFGNWELSANRANAARRALVAGSYPDGQVARVVGYASSSLFDRKDPFNPINRRIDIVVLTKKAQRAIEGEVAPEAPAPTQGQGAPGEVPVDPNALPPEQEPLPAHELRERLNIFDDAAPKTEGAAAPAATPPAAR; encoded by the coding sequence ATGGAAAACAATCAGCCGATTATCATCAAGCGCGTCAAGCGCTTTGCCGGCGGGCATCACGGCGGGGCGTGGAAGATCGCTTTCGCCGACTTCGCCACGGCGATGATGGCGTTCTTCCTGGTGCTGTGGCTGTTGTCCACCGCCACCCCGGAACAGAAGATCGCCATCGCCGGTTACTTCAAGGACCCGATCGGCTTCTCGGAAAGCGGCACGCCCTACATCATCGACCTGGGCGGTTCTCCCGAGCTGGCACCGGAAAATACGCTCAACCCCGAGATCAAGTCGCAGCCGCAGCCGGACAAGGTTACGGTCGACACCGATCAGGTCGAGAGCATGGCCGAGCAGGTTGAAAGAGAGCGTCTGGAACTGTTGCTGCAGGAGTTGCAGAACAAGGTCGAAGAAAACCCGCAGTTGCAGAAGTTCAAGGACCAGATCCTGTTCGAGATCACTCCGGACGGCCTGCGTATCCAAATCATCGATTCGGAAAACCGGCCGATGTTCGACTCCGGCAGTGCGCGTCTGAAGCCGTACTTCGAGGACATCCTGCTGGCCATGGCCGACACCATCAAGGCGGTGCCGAACAAGATCAGCATCAGCGGTCACACCGATGCCAAGCCTTACGCGGGCACTGGCGATTTCGGCAACTGGGAGCTTTCGGCCAACCGTGCCAACGCCGCGCGTCGGGCGCTGGTGGCGGGCAGCTATCCGGACGGTCAGGTGGCTCGTGTGGTGGGTTATGCCTCGTCGTCGCTGTTCGATCGCAAGGATCCGTTCAATCCGATCAACCGGCGTATCGACATCGTAGTGCTGACCAAGAAGGCCCAGCGCGCGATCGAAGGTGAAGTCGCTCCCGAGGCTCCGGCGCCAACCCAGGGCCAGGGCGCCCCGGGTGAAGTGCCGGTCGATCCGAACGCCTTGCCGCCGGAGCAGGAGCCTTTGCCGGCCCATGAGCTGCGCGAGCGCCTGAATATCTTCGACGACGCTGCACCGAAGACCGAAGGTGCGGCTGCACCCGCAGCTACGCCTCCCGCTGCGCGGTGA
- the queG gene encoding tRNA epoxyqueuosine(34) reductase QueG, which yields MPAITTDLPALAQSIKDWGRELGFQQVGISGLDLAEHEQHLERWLEAGYHGEMDYMGAHGSKRSHPDELVPGTLRVVSLRMDYLPGDTQMAQRLAQPEKAYVSRYALGRDYHKLIRKRVQQLAERIQKEIGPFGYRAFVDSAPVLEKAIAEQAGLGWIGKNTLVLNRKAGSYFFLSELFVDLPLPVDEPHASEHCGRCTACLDICPTNAFVGPYVLDARRCISYLTIELKNAIPEDLRPLIGNRVFGCDDCQIVCPWNRFARPSGEGDFKPRHNLDNAELAELFMWDEDKFLSSTEGSPLRRAGYERWLRNLAVGLGNAPSSIPVLEALKARRDYPSELVREHVEWALKQHASRHCSSL from the coding sequence ATGCCTGCCATTACCACCGATCTGCCCGCCCTCGCCCAATCGATCAAGGATTGGGGCCGCGAGCTGGGCTTTCAGCAAGTCGGCATCAGCGGCCTGGACCTGGCCGAGCATGAACAGCACCTGGAGCGCTGGCTCGAAGCGGGCTACCACGGCGAGATGGACTACATGGGCGCCCACGGCAGCAAACGCTCCCATCCGGACGAGCTGGTGCCCGGCACTCTGCGCGTGGTGTCCCTGCGCATGGATTACCTGCCCGGCGATACCCAGATGGCGCAACGCCTGGCCCAGCCGGAAAAAGCCTATGTCTCGCGCTACGCCCTGGGCCGCGATTATCACAAGCTGATCCGCAAGCGCGTGCAGCAACTGGCCGAGCGCATCCAGAAGGAAATCGGCCCGTTCGGCTATCGCGCCTTCGTCGATAGCGCCCCGGTGCTGGAAAAAGCCATCGCCGAACAGGCCGGGCTCGGCTGGATCGGCAAGAACACCCTGGTACTCAACCGCAAGGCTGGCAGTTACTTCTTCCTCAGCGAACTGTTCGTCGACCTGCCATTGCCGGTGGACGAACCCCACGCCAGCGAGCATTGCGGCCGCTGCACGGCGTGCCTGGACATCTGCCCGACCAATGCCTTCGTCGGCCCTTATGTACTGGACGCCCGGCGCTGCATTTCGTACCTGACCATCGAACTGAAAAACGCCATTCCCGAGGACCTGCGCCCACTGATCGGCAATCGGGTGTTCGGCTGCGACGACTGCCAGATCGTCTGCCCGTGGAACCGCTTCGCCCGCCCTTCCGGCGAAGGCGACTTCAAGCCGCGCCACAATCTCGACAATGCCGAGCTGGCCGAACTCTTCATGTGGGACGAGGACAAATTTCTCAGCAGCACCGAAGGCTCGCCGCTACGCCGCGCCGGCTACGAGCGCTGGCTGCGCAATCTGGCGGTAGGGCTGGGCAACGCGCCGTCGAGCATTCCGGTGCTGGAAGCCCTGAAGGCCCGTCGGGACTACCCGTCAGAACTGGTGCGCGAACACGTGGAATGGGCGCTGAAGCAGCATGCCAGCCGTCACTGCTCGTCGTTGTAG
- the rsgA gene encoding small ribosomal subunit biogenesis GTPase RsgA: protein MAKRQLNRRQNWRIEKIQGERAARAAKRESSAVEALEGGDLGPEQTGLVIAHFGVQVEVEAREGELAGQVFRCHLRANLPALVTGDQVVWRPGNQGIGVIVAQLPRHTELCRPDSRGQLKPVAANVDMIVIVFAPLPEPHANLIDRYLVAAEHAGIRPLLLLNKFDLIDEQNAPALNALLAVYRQLGYPVLEVSAHHGNGMEQLQAQLDGRISVFVGQSGVGKSSLVNSLLPDVETRVGPLSELSGQGTHTTTTARLFHFPGGGELIDSPGIREFGLGHVSRADVEAGFIEFNDLLGTCRFRDCKHDREPGCALLKALEDGRIQQQRMNSYRSIIASLPDSSY, encoded by the coding sequence ATGGCCAAACGCCAGCTCAATCGTCGCCAAAACTGGCGCATCGAAAAGATTCAAGGCGAACGCGCCGCCCGCGCCGCCAAACGTGAATCCTCTGCCGTGGAAGCACTGGAAGGCGGCGATCTCGGCCCCGAACAGACCGGCCTGGTGATCGCTCACTTCGGCGTGCAGGTCGAGGTCGAGGCGCGCGAGGGCGAACTGGCCGGCCAGGTGTTCCGCTGCCACTTGCGCGCCAACCTGCCGGCGCTGGTGACCGGCGATCAGGTGGTCTGGCGCCCGGGCAACCAGGGCATCGGCGTGATCGTCGCGCAACTGCCGCGCCACACCGAACTCTGCCGTCCGGACAGCCGCGGCCAGCTCAAGCCGGTCGCTGCCAACGTCGACATGATCGTGATCGTCTTCGCCCCGCTGCCCGAGCCCCATGCCAACCTGATCGACCGTTACCTGGTAGCGGCCGAACATGCCGGCATCCGCCCGCTGCTGCTGCTCAACAAGTTCGACCTGATCGACGAGCAGAACGCCCCTGCCCTGAACGCCCTGTTGGCGGTCTATCGGCAACTAGGCTATCCGGTGCTGGAAGTCTCGGCCCACCACGGCAATGGCATGGAACAGCTGCAAGCGCAGCTGGACGGGCGGATCAGCGTGTTCGTCGGCCAGTCTGGCGTGGGCAAGTCGTCGCTGGTGAACAGCCTGCTGCCGGACGTCGAAACCCGCGTCGGGCCCTTGTCGGAACTGTCCGGCCAGGGCACCCACACCACCACCACCGCGCGCCTGTTCCACTTCCCGGGCGGCGGTGAACTGATCGACTCCCCGGGGATTCGCGAATTCGGCCTGGGCCACGTCAGCCGCGCCGATGTCGAAGCGGGTTTCATCGAGTTCAACGACCTGTTGGGCACCTGCCGCTTCCGCGACTGCAAGCATGACCGCGAACCGGGCTGCGCCCTGCTCAAGGCCCTGGAAGACGGCCGGATCCAGCAGCAACGGATGAACAGCTATCGCTCGATCATCGCCAGCCTGCCGGACAGCAGCTATTAA
- the tsaE gene encoding tRNA (adenosine(37)-N6)-threonylcarbamoyltransferase complex ATPase subunit type 1 TsaE, producing MSEITLYLADEDAMIAFGARLAQITQGLGVIFLEGDLGAGKTTLSRGLIRGLGHAGAVKSPTFTLVEPYEIGDVRAFHFDLYRLVDPEELEFLGIRDYFEGDALCLIEWPQRGAGFLPKPDLTITISPHNSGRSLHLLSQGSRGEAWCAALALEFK from the coding sequence GTGTCTGAAATAACCCTGTATCTGGCAGACGAAGACGCCATGATCGCCTTTGGCGCGCGCCTAGCACAGATCACTCAAGGGCTGGGCGTGATCTTTCTGGAAGGCGATCTGGGAGCGGGGAAAACCACGCTGTCCCGGGGCCTCATCCGTGGCCTGGGACATGCCGGCGCGGTGAAAAGCCCGACCTTTACCCTGGTCGAGCCCTACGAGATCGGCGATGTGCGGGCCTTTCACTTCGATCTTTATCGCCTGGTCGATCCTGAGGAGCTGGAGTTTCTCGGCATCCGCGATTACTTCGAGGGTGATGCACTGTGTCTGATCGAGTGGCCCCAGCGTGGTGCGGGGTTTTTGCCAAAGCCGGACCTGACCATTACCATTAGCCCGCATAACAGCGGGCGTTCCCTGCATTTGTTGTCTCAAGGCTCGCGTGGCGAGGCCTGGTGTGCCGCTTTGGCGTTGGAATTCAAATAA
- the motA gene encoding flagellar motor stator protein MotA, protein MAKIIGIIVVFASVLGGYVLSHGKIAALIQPFEVLIIGGAALGAFLQANPGYMTMHVLKKSLGMFGSRFSQTFYLEVLGLIYEILNKSRREGMMAIEGDIEDAAASPIFAKYPSVLKDERMTAFICDYLRIMSSGNMAPHELEGLFDMELFSLKEDLEHPSHAVNGIADGMPGFGIVAAVLGIVVTMASLGDGDQKSIGLHVGAALVGTFFGILAAYGFFGPLAHSLAHDAKEELNVYEAIKASLVASASGMPPSLAVEFGRKVLYPAHRPSFAELEQAVRGR, encoded by the coding sequence ATGGCTAAAATTATCGGCATCATCGTCGTGTTCGCGAGCGTGCTCGGCGGATACGTGCTTTCTCACGGCAAGATTGCCGCCCTGATCCAGCCTTTCGAGGTTCTGATTATCGGTGGCGCCGCGCTGGGGGCGTTCCTGCAGGCGAACCCCGGCTACATGACCATGCACGTGCTCAAGAAGTCCTTGGGGATGTTCGGTTCGCGTTTTTCCCAGACCTTCTACCTGGAAGTGCTGGGGCTGATCTACGAGATCCTCAACAAGAGCCGCCGCGAAGGCATGATGGCGATCGAGGGCGATATCGAAGATGCCGCCGCCAGCCCGATTTTCGCCAAGTACCCATCCGTACTCAAAGACGAGCGCATGACCGCGTTCATCTGTGACTACCTGCGCATCATGTCCTCCGGCAACATGGCTCCCCACGAGCTGGAAGGCCTGTTCGACATGGAGCTGTTCAGCCTCAAGGAAGACCTCGAGCATCCGTCCCATGCGGTCAACGGCATCGCCGACGGCATGCCGGGTTTCGGTATCGTCGCGGCGGTACTGGGTATCGTGGTGACAATGGCGTCCCTGGGCGATGGCGACCAGAAGTCCATCGGCCTGCACGTAGGTGCGGCGCTGGTCGGTACCTTCTTCGGTATTCTCGCGGCCTACGGCTTCTTCGGCCCGCTGGCCCATTCCCTGGCGCACGACGCCAAGGAAGAGCTGAACGTCTATGAAGCCATCAAGGCCTCCCTGGTGGCCTCGGCTTCCGGCATGCCGCCATCGCTGGCCGTGGAGTTCGGGCGCAAGGTGCTGTACCCGGCGCACCGTCCGAGCTTCGCCGAGCTGGAACAAGCGGTTCGCGGTCGCTAA